A single window of Callithrix jacchus isolate 240 chromosome 6, calJac240_pri, whole genome shotgun sequence DNA harbors:
- the NDN gene encoding necdin produces MSEQSKDLSDPSFAAEAPSSEAQSSPGVPGGVPPSATLAEPQSPPLGPTAAPQAAQPPQAPIEEVDPKALLEAAEEGRAHQAPSAAQPGPAPPAPAQLVQKAHELMWYVLVKDQKKMIIWFPDMVKDVIGSYKKWCRSILRRTSLILARVFGLHLRLTSLHTMEFALVKALEPEELDRVALSNRMPMTGLLLMILSLIYVKGRGARESAVWNVLRILGLRPWKKHSTFGDVRKLITEEFVQQNYLKYQRVPYVEPPEYEFFWGSRASREITKMQIMEFLARVFKKDPQAWPSRYREALEEARALREANPAAHCPRNSVSED; encoded by the coding sequence ATGTCAGAGCAGAGTAAGGATCTGAGCGACCCTAGCTTTGCCGCCGAGGCACCCAGCTCCGAGGCGCAGAGCAGCCCTGGGGTTCCGGGGGGGGTTCCTCCGTCCGCGACCCTGGCGGAGCCGCAGAGCCCTCCCCTAGGCCCGACGGCCGCCCCGCAGGCCGCGCAGCCGCCCCAGGCCCCGATCGAGGAGGTCGACCCGAAGGCTTTGCTGGAGGCCGCAGAGGAGGGCCGCGCCCACCAGGCCCCGAGCGCGGCCCAGCCCGGCCCGGCGCCGCCCGCCCCGGCGCAGCTGGTGCAGAAGGCGCACGAGCTCATGTGGTACGTGCTGGTCAAGGACCAGAAGAAGATGATCATCTGGTTTCCAGACATGGTGAAAGATGTCATCGGCAGCTACAAGAAGTGGTGCAGGAGCATCCTGCGGCGCACCAGCCTCATCCTCGCCCGGGTGTTCGGGCTGCACCTGAGGCTGACCAGCCTGCACACCATGGAGTTTGCGCTGGTCAAAGCGCTGGAGCCGGAGGAGCTGGACAGGGTGGCGCTGAGCAACCGCATGCCCATGACGGGCCTCCTGCTCATGATCCTGAGCCTCATCTACGTGAAGGGCCGCGGCGCCAGAGAGAGCGCCGTCTGGAACGTGCTGCGCATCCTGGGGCTGCGGCCCTGGAAGAAGCACTCCACCTTCGGGGACGTGCGAAAGCTCATCACCGAGGAGTTCGTCCAACAGAATTACCTGAAGTACCAGCGCGTCCCGTACGTGGAGCCGCCAGAGTATGAGTTCTTCTGGGGCTCCCGGGCCAGCCGTGAAATCACCAAGATGCAAATCATGGAGTTCCTGGCCAGGGTCTTTAAGAAAGACCCCCAGGCCTGGCCCTCCCGATACAGAGAAGCCCTGGAGGAGGCCAGAGCTCTGCGGGAGGCTAATCCCGCTGCTCACTGCCCCCGCAACAGTGTCTCCGAGGACTAG